In Kaistella faecalis, a genomic segment contains:
- a CDS encoding helix-turn-helix transcriptional regulator — MDLNLLNKVFTDKKIKNRVLAKYFNKSESTISLWRNNKRQPSLEEFYEIAKLLRMDIRDLFLQTKWTNEKSETYEEFSVRIKEDDK, encoded by the coding sequence ACTTGTTAAATAAGGTCTTTACAGACAAAAAAATTAAGAACAGAGTTCTGGCGAAGTACTTTAATAAATCTGAGTCCACTATATCTCTATGGCGTAATAATAAAAGACAACCTTCTCTAGAAGAGTTTTACGAAATCGCTAAACTTCTCCGCATGGATATAAGAGACCTGTTTCTACAAACAAAATGGACAAATGAAAAATCAGAGACGTATGAGGAGTTTTCTGTGAGAATTAAGGAGGATGATAAGTAG